tacggaaaacaacaaaacattgcaaatttatatgctatttgatgcatgttgtagtttcggcataacattaacttatttcataatactgacagttcatatcacatgccgagtatttctttaaaaggaatacatgtactttgtttctgtactgactactgtttaccgacaactttacaattacagcgcctttgaacttatgtgcgCATATGGtatggaatcccgatcccgattcagataaacttgtgctagcctggttccctgaacTACCCATttcgcacaggaaccaggctagctcatgcgcaggctgaattttccccatagcatccggtttaacctcgcttatatattttctgcgtggacctcagggtccacgcaataaagttttaaaccatagaagatataatgatttacaacctcaaagacaaatagtgtattgtagggtatggcaatgccattgtcgatatgagagagagagagagagagagagagagagagagagagagagagagagagagagagagagagagagagagagagagagacacagacagacagacagacagacacagagagagttttgtagtgtcaaattcagtttgatttagaatttgaaatttatttgatttgttacaagcatatatagacaataattaagcctctaaaacgagaaaagagaggaggtagctatggtatggcagaccaactagcaagctttaattttaacggtgttagcgcacctatGATTGACATcgagactctctctctctctctctctctctctctctctctctctctctctctctctctctctcatcacctagcatttccttttccgtgagggggtttggggtatttgtgatgtcttacattagctagcgaaaatgataaaaaaaaaacatgaaattttctttaaattgtgtgcggatgttgtacgccaataatctgttttcagtatatacatttcaagaggggggggggggggggcaatatagtcctaattaatttgtcagttattctgtccccactttgttttctcttcgttttccaggtttttattatttggctcggcaaattaatataaaactttctgtgtagctccataacgatgcactgtagataaattatgagtagttttacttttgataaacaggtacatatccgtacttgatttttaatttgactcttataatcggatttaatattccaataattatagtgtaggaaagagtagacgggacttttttgcgcatatcctactgtaccattcattcaacacaggtattagcactcatcgagttcgacttgctttccttttctttcatccgctggatttaaagctattaattttttaaaatattttgaatttatggcctgattatatataaattagagctgcgctggttcatatatttacccaaatggaccaaaatataaccaaatgaatctaaaattttgacaaaattagttttaaacgtacgactctttttcaattctaatcgggtatgtccttcagaaaaatcttgaaccacacacattttagcaaataaaacggcaattgtttcattttttttaaggggagggaggtggtgccggtaaaggacatgtattgcttgtggcagttgtgctatactctcatttgttataataggtaatactacatattgatataaaatgaaagtttccaattacactgtacatagcttctatcacgcattttgacccgtgcgatagtttaaaacaattttcaaagcattgaatgtaattcaaccgatcatttttgaaatttaattttctggatccccgcctgatacgtccgccttcttgtatattagaattacatgtacgttgaccatatgtacacattaacttaatcggctatgttatgggacgataacatattttatcaatgtttttgcaggatatgtaacaaataacagcctatttgtgggtttttggactgattatttgagataatttgccgccatcttttatgcattccacacaccactcacagtttctttatttggtgttctgtgtgtatggcgacaaattggtaaatttgcaccactcgccccttgtagcttcatcctgattacattttatctggctaagtgtaatgtagtagtatattaaatacacacatctttgtttgcagtgcttatttacatctttagagattttgtcacggtgtgaaattcaatctttcggactatttttaattattgtgtaaattatgtttttcggactttgtgttaattgttacaaaaacttttcatctatttcgacaactgttctataaacgttataaattcCGCGCAGCATTAATCCTACCTGAGGCACAATCAGTGATGGacagctaatcttttaattgacttctgtttatgtttattgacacttaagcttctttcatcttaataatccttttatgtacatgctgctaaaatgtcccgagttactcaatagctgtttgataattgatttacttacatctgtacttcttatgttaatccttcattgtgttgttccattgttcattatatattattctgaattgtaaattatagcatttggaatcagaccttcggtgctgatgcataccaaactcacgtaaaagtatatttcatgtcaaGTCTATATAAAAGTCTGAAAACTAAAACGCGTGTTGGCTTGTTGGAGGTTTTATGAGGCTGGGTCCAACTACAAGAGAATAAGCTCACGGTTGGCCCAGTATTAGTCCTGTACGGGAGAGAGCGCCCCGTAATATTTGGTGGAGAATCCGGGTAACGACACCCGGGACTGctacatatattttgtagtaGTCAGATCCTGGACCTCTACAACAGTTTAGCGAGTTTCCCCAGATTAAGAGTCTACAGATGAAGAAGACGATTTAAACTAGATTCAACATGGAATATTCTTTCCGACCGCAAGGGAGACAGAAGAAGTTCAGCTTTCCCTCCTGTCAGCGTCCAGTGTGCGGAAGGTGTGGAAACGTGCATCCCAACGTTTTATGTTTCGCGTTCAACCAGAAGTGTTACCGATGTCACAGAATTGGACATTATTCCAGAATGTGTTTTACACAGATGAAGAAaccaacaaaatgtgttgaaaagGAAGCAGTTTTGGGTCGTAAAAAGACGCGAGACATGAAACGACTgtgcaaatatcttgaaaacaaacGTACTTTGAGAGAATTGCCGTTTAATTCAATTCGTAacaatcaatttcattttttttttgataccTCAAGTATTCTACGAACTGAGCTACACAACATTAAGATTCAGCTACGCAAGTCCGACCTACTTACGAAGAGTATGGCTGAAAATCTACAACGTGCTAAGTCCGAGAACGCAAGACTTCAAAGTGAAAATACGGATTTGAGAACAAAGCTTCAAGAAAACTCGAAACGTTCTGACATTgatatttatgtaaagaaaattcaGAAATTAGAAGCAGAGGCACACGGTGATAAAGTACTCATGGATTTAATGCAGAGGAAACTAAAAGATATCGGGAGTGAACATTCTcaatatgtaatgaaaattcaaaCGGAGGCTGACGATACAATCAAACAGCTGAGGGAACAAAACAACGCCCTGCTGCAGACCATTTGGGTATTGGAATGTGATAACGAACATCTAGAGGCCATGTTGCATGATAAACAACTTGACCGCCGATTTCAACCACACAGGCAGCAAAGAAGACAACAACGCGGCTACCGTCgatgataaaaattcaaaacacgaGGACGTGTTTTACGCGGACGCGAAGCATGTGTCACGGtgtgaaattcaatctttcggactatttttaattattgtgtaaattatgtttttcggactttgtgttaattgttacaaaaacttttcatctatttcgacAACTGTTCTATAAACGTTTTAAATTCCGCGCAGCATTAATCCTACCTGAGGCACAATCAGTGATGGacagctaatcttttaattgacttctgtttatgtttattgacacttaagcttctttcatcttaataatccttttatgtacatgctgctaaaatgtcccgagttactcaatagctgtttgataattgatttacttacatctgtacttcttatgttaatccttcattgtgttgttccattgttcattatatattattctgaattgtaaattatagcatttggaatcagaccttcggtgctgatgcataccaaactcacgtaaaagtatatttcatgtcaaGTCTATATAAAAGTCTGAAAACTAAAACGCGTGTTGGCTTGTTGGAGGTTTTATGAGGCTGGGTCCAACTACAAGAGAATAAGCTCACGGTTGGCCCAGTATTAGTCCTGTACGGGAGAGAGCGCCCCGTaataatttacttacaaaaaaagtaaacatttgtatgacttatatgtaattattgtcaattttggtgcggtggggggtaggggggtaggaaactacagagaaacttaacttggctgtgaaacatatgcttttattctttcttgttgatatatcaatgaatgaattataacaaaatatatgtacaacaattaattttgaaatattcatgcacaatcaaataaaaggttttactgttctctgcacaagaaatcggcaatgtgaacaaattggcatcctatcatccctacctttaattgtagagagtaggtatccttctatattgaaaacaattccaaaagtaagactcataataagttgtttactgaggaaaagggaaaaaaaattgtaattccgtatgatatgataatatctcaatgatttgtttataatcatagtactagtgtatcactgtatgcatacataaaaacgataagtaatgcttatatttattagtgaaacaggacagattatttatatttagattatttagatacatgtactaatcttcatgctgGGAtatagaaaggagggggtcaggggatctggaccccctcctcgggaaaattggagcttattaaatttacatagtaaaattttttaaaattggcctaggaccccctacagaaaaaattagctacgcttatgaagatctctaccataaccgcatttttacacaaaaggggtgaataaacccgggttttaaactattactggtggtgaaataccttagggttcaaacgcatcaggtggaaatacaccagggcaaacaaaatcactaagatccgcgaagcacactgcattattactagtctacttagatattctgtgtaaaagtaaatacaaataattatttagttaggtagggagaagtgaacatagcatttatttgtatataagagcatgtacgtatgatttttatttagaacagtttgatgtcgctaggatacatattttcagatccttgatttgattggttaatttatatattgaatctcgaatttcgaatctcgtatttcgaatctcgtatttcgaatctcgaatgatccttctcggctttcgtaaatatgagctgtattttttagaattttattttgctgcaaaaacatGCTAgtaagtctgcatataacttaaacttttatgataaatgagacttgaaaaaatcattaatttttgtcaaaggaaatatttctcttctaaggaatataaagcaaatcaatttttgtacaggacgacaataattcaattttgctccaaataaggcttcttaacggccttttccacaaaaatatggctaacagaaattaaaaaaaacatgatatttttgtcattttagtagaaaagaacattttagtaaaagaaatttCCAACATGataaatgcagctcatattgctttaaatattgacaatcttCTTTAAAGAgggagaaaaatatttattgtaatgaATAATTCGTTTTTAAGAATGAAATCTACCTAAGGGCTTGGACAGAAGCAAAATAACAATTTGTTGTCgggtaaaaaaattgtttgctatatacatatacatgtgcataTTATACACCTTTGGTACCTAGTATAAAAATCTATcctttgataaaaatatcatttcttatttttaatttatcatgaagtttttaagttaaatCATAAAAGTAAACTAATtgtttcttctttatttttttggagAGATGGGGGTATAATTAAATTCTCataaatgcagctcatattcaattttttttaatttttgaagattttctgctaagtaattttttaaattattaacctgaattatgtaaaaataatacaGTATGCTGCTCGAATCAAAGTAACATCAAAGTGTGGTACTTATTACTGCAACATAGTCAGCATCATTCTACCTCTATGGAATCAAAGTTGTACAACTTATTCAAGAGGAGATGTTGTTTATAACATCATAACATCAGAATAATCCGCACGTCTATGGAACATTAATAAACATAGGGAAAGattaaaaactattttcaatACTTTACCCCTGTgaaaaaacaatgaatatttaaatgaaatttattgattaaaagCATGTCAAATTGATTATAACTTTCACATTCAACAAATATGACTTGTAAATCTTAAACATATACaggtaagtaataaaaaagaagTAGCTGTATTGATCATTGGCTATAATAGTAATTGAAAGATATACGTACAAGTAAATTGCAAGTATCAGAAAATATCTTCAATAGTTCTGCTTCTTTTGGAATAAACAAGACAGTTTTTCTGAAATCTTCTTCAAAATGACTTGAATCAGCAATTGTTTGCAAGTTGTTTTTACCCCAAAAAAAATCTGCTCTAAAAATcaattctaaaaaattaaaactaaatttataaatatgatgGCTAAATTGTTCGATATCAAATAAGATCGGACAGCATTGTTTACGAAGTAAACACGACCGACAACTCGAGGTTTACAGTTCTAAAATTCCTGAATATCTAATAAAGCAGTTGTGATCGGTCCACAAGTTCCTTATTTACTCAGAAAGATTATTATTCAActgatatcataaaaaataccTGCGACTTAAATCTAACATACGTGATGGATCAgatttataaatgtaaaaccGAAATATCAGAAACATGTCTTtgttatgtgtacatgtattgtttgaaaatatgCATTGTGAAGattttctggattttttttccttttcgtaaaataaaatacataactCTGCCCTATTAGAAAATCTCTAGAACATTAAAACTATTGGAGGAGAGGTGTTTGCAATATTGACCAATCCTGTGGGTAAGCTTGTGATCAACAAACATTTACATCGGGGTACCGCTCATAGCGACACACAAAATATTGTGATTATATCATACCGGAAGTGTGTTGTATATAAACGCATCCtgtatgaattttaatgaaatacgatgattgaatgaaattttattttccatcatCGTTTATGAAGATTTAAatgaatagaaatattttgaacattCAACGATCCACTTGACTGGTTGGGTTTTAATTCCGTGTAGATTCATCGTAAAAGAAATTTATGTTCGCCTTTTAGCAACTTCAGATAAAAAGAAAGCTAAAAAAATATCCTTTGTtgacaattttatttcattttatttttaatggtttCCTTAACATAAgcaatggtacatgtatctacaaacACAAGAAGACGCATTTGATGGCACTTGTGCTAAAATAAGTTTGTTTCAATTGCTTCTTTGCCAACTGACGATTGCAGTTCTTCCATTATGCGTTTAAACCTTATGACTTAAAATGCATGACAGTTTTTCATATGTACATTAAATGATTTCAGGATATatcattttgaatatataaagACTTCAACTGTTTGCTTATTTCATCATAAAGACGCGATAAAATGATACAGTTAACCCTGGTCAAAGCAATGTTCATCGTAACAGAATAACGAGGAACATTGTACGTTGTACGgtgtatgtaaacaaatttgttaaatgttataaatttgaatttaccaAGGGGCagtaagaaaataatttgaggtggctgtaaataaaaatgtacaagTAGCAAATTTGTGTATTTACTGCCaaccggtaaattcaaaatttttcacATAACTTTATGCTAATGTGACAAAACGGCTGTTGTGTTTACCATTCGTCAACATTGCTTATATCGTCATCAAGCCTAGTTGTTTTAGTGGATGACGAATATGGCCGACTTGAAAGGTTTGATGTCTTCTTCACGGGTGGACCTTTCAAGCTTTTAGTTTGAGtcttattataatttatatcgGAAACACGGTTTCCTTTTTTGCTGACTTTTTCGTGTGTTTCTTCTtcgtcgtcgtcatcatcacTGTAAATTTTATGGCAGACGACAATAATTCGGTAAAACAGCAGAGCAATCATCAGTGAGTtcttgcaaacaaaaaataatatcccAAAAGTGATCAACTGGTAGCGTACTAAGGCGTAGACTCTTACAGCCAAAAAAGGACCATCCATGATCATGATGGAAATCATTAAACTCCAAAGTTCCAATTCGAAAAGTTTCCCACATGAGCAAAACCCACAGCCTTGTCGTTTTTCGAACGTCTGATTCCCCTCGCCATCCTCTATCACAGCCTGTGATCGTCTGCTGTCTCTTGTAGCGGTCAAAACCAGCGTAAACTGGAACAAACTTAACGTCCATACAGAAAATATGGCGTACGTCAGGGCAGTATCCGCACGAACTTCCGGTTCCTCGAACACCACGAAGAGCTCCATTACATCAGAGGCGGACCCGATATACACAAACAGGAGTTGAGAGAGTTGATCTCGCGTCAAGGTCCCCCTAGGAAGCATCCATCTTCCTATGATCAGAAGGAACAACATGGATTGTTCCAGCACCTCTCTCCAAGTATCCGGGTCTAGTTTAACAGGAATGGTAACCTTcaaaaaattcctcaaaaattaGCATTTAGTGGATCTTGTTATATCATAATTAGAAGAATGGAAAAACTCATAGATGAGTTTCAATTCGTTAAGATCCGAAtcaagaaatgtttttaaaatatccaaattaCTACATACTCCTTCAATATTGGCTAGTTCCTGAACCTCGCTGGTGATGTTTTCGTTACTGTTCAACGCGTCGTACTTTTTGATACGGTCCATCTCCAGGAGCCACAGAGCTGGAATGGTACCGCAGAGATAGAACAGGAAACAGGGGCAGAAcctagaaaaataaaaatacatgtaaaacttgCTCAGTGTATCAGAGTAATGATAATGAAAAGGTAGACTTATATTTTACCGTGATCTATGTAATTCTCAATTATGTCCTCTCAAATGGACCTCGAAATTCTTTTCACCTATAAGCGGGTCATGGGGTCCAGAATTAGACACCAGCCAACCCCCAACCCCAAACTCTcgttgaaaattcaaaattatcaattccTTACAGTAAAGTTACCGAAAACTGGCATCGACCCTCCCCTGTTTAACTAGATAATCCCTCGAACACCCCGGGAAATATTTCTGATATTGCgcaaaaaatggtaacaattcaTATTCATCAGATAATTCTATCAAATTTGTGAATTTAGTCAAATTTTCTTACCTTTCTGTGTTATTTTGTTAATCTTTCTTGTAGTCATGTTTTTTTCTAAGTTAAGCATATCATGTAAAcgtcatattaaaaaaatgatggaaAGGCATTTGATTAACACtcatattataataatttggcTGAATTTTCGTGCAAATCAGTTGTAAGTTAAATGCtctaaaatacattgtaatttgttcaaaatattttttatttcttgtataTTATCAAAACATCCTGAAACTGTTAAGTCAATAATTTTTGATGAATTATTGATTAGgagatataaaatttaattatatgtatactggcgtgcgaccagtactcgccgagtaccatttctcgccagtacattgtgacgtcattttatcaacacataaaattatgtacgaaaaatgacgtcacaatgtactggcgagaaatggtactaggcgagaactggtcgcacgccagtatggTTCGTTAATTCAATGCTTCCGGTTTTTACCGATGCCACAGAGCCCACAGAGCCATGGTCACTATGtattttaagggttttttttttattgaaaacaaaaaatattcatcagTATCTCAGTATCCTTAAAGTgttgttgtcatttttcaaaagcttCAATAGTAGATGATATTTTATCCAAGTCATGCATGACTGTTCATTCTATTACATGTTTTTTGTAGAAACCCAGAGGGATTAAGATTTAGGCTGAAATAAGTATTTATCAATCTGATTCATTTTTAAACACAGCGGTGTACACTGATGCCAACATATACATGAATTTCCATTATATGTAGGTGGAATAACTCAAACCCACGCCGGGTTTCcccatttatcaatttaatatttaagaaCAATGACGAATTActgtcctctctctctctctctctcacatccatccctctctctctctctctcacatccatctctctctctctcacatccatctctctctcacacatccatccctctctctctctctctctctctctctctctctctctctctctgaattgatcagggttttttttggtctttATTACTCATGGGATAAAATTTGACCGGttcatttattttctgaatGATGACAAGAAAGATTGTGAgagtttgaaaaatttaatgcattGGTCAATTTTTGTTATCAATCATTGCAAGTTGTTTGTAATCTTTTATAAATTTGACATACATATCTACctagaaaaaaaagaacagcttaaaaaatgtgaaatcaaGAAGTAATGCTCCAAAAATGCGccttcttttcaaattcaaagtaTCTGGCTGTTTCATTGGATTGTACACGGACAAATATATAACTTAAAATATgcacggttttttttttcattcagttttatacatgaataaatcataattgtattgtaattgatttttattttttataaatgtgcAAGAAGTTATCAACGTTTTTGCccgtgaaatattttggaaaaacGTAATATTTTGACTTTTGGGAAAGAGACCCAAGTGAAATATAGACGTCTATTACTAGTAAACAGAAAATTCGCCCCAATTctgttgaaaatttaagaaggttcagttttatgaaatttttaagcCCCGAACAATGTttaaaatctctgaaaataaacatatagcattttgaaacaatgtgtaaaaagaaatactAGTTATATACTTCTATTACTTTTATTCTGATAAAAAAGATCAACAATACTGCAAAACTACCAAAAAGTTAAATATCATAATGGAGAAATATGACGCATGCTATTTTAGGTTGACGGATGGGTAAAACTGTGTACACAACAATAACCCCATTGAATAAGATGTAGATTTAAAAATCACATTACACAGATAGGATCGCAATTTCATTGTTGGCAATGGTTATGATATCAATTTCCTGTTCGATAAACTACTGAAAATTGGTGTATTCTACAtagattttagaattttttatgaTGTTACAATTAGCATATCTAATACAGTAATGTTGAACAGAATCTTATTTCTTAGGTATTCCTGCGCAAATAAATGCAACggggtttttttgtgtgtgtgtgatatTTTCGAAAATTCTATTTACACTGGACAAATGTGACTAAAATTGTACTTTCTTCATTGTTGAATATTCAGGATACCAGGGTCGAGAGAAAATCGTCTCACACGTGAGGTGTAATCACTTCgtttaacgaaaaaaaaaagaatttggaTTACTCTTATGTACAGAAGAACACAAATAGAAGAAGTATCCAAGttatagatatatttattatatttattattataattaaaaaattattttttttgggggggggatcaactttttaaattttatcgcTATCCATGAAAAAAAAGTCTCTGTAGCATTCGAATTAGGGACGTGCGGGTCGTTAGATCGAAGCTACATGTACACCAATTGCGCCACAGAGATACATGTAGACACCAAACTTTGGCCATATAAAGTGTTTCACAATGCGCCATGATGTGGCGTAGTTATAAAAAGTAGAATTCCCGGGGTGTCCAGGATCCTTAAATGTGTTTACCACACTCTAAGGTTATAGGTACTCTTAAAGGATGTTAATACCTTTGGTGAACGTTTTTCAAACCAGTAAAAATTGGTTTtgaaatcttttgaaaaaaagaagttttaatttgaaaattcgGCTAGCTACAAAATTCATAATATTCTCAACAAAAGACAGTTATCTCACAATTAAATGATCAGAAAGCAGATTAACCAAGCCCTTAATAATTGTAGTAATATACGGTTGAGCAAGATGATTTCATACGAAATTGAATTATTCAAATACAATTATGTATGTTGTGACTAACTAGTTTCTCAGTGTTATACAAATCACCTCCATATTTGACATCTTTGTATTACAAAAGGACCACCAAATATTTACTTTTCAGATACATACCATTTTCTTTCTTGTCCCTTCAGTCTGAAAATAGTGTAGAATCCATCGATAATCAAAAAGACGTTTGCGGCCGCCAGAAACCAGTACCACTTATCATCCAGAACGTCAACCGTCCGCCAAATGGTCACCAAACTGTGGGTCATCAGCAGCACCCGAACAGCAATCGCTTTTATCACGTGCACTAATGAAAGTTTTCTCTTAGAAATTTCAGAATCAGTCTCAAACTCGACTGCTTCAACATCTCTCTTTCCTTCTGCAGTCATCTTTTTTAGCgcgtaaatcaaataaaaatgttcgaaaatatTAACGTTCTATTAACAAGTTTAAAAACATAATCCTGATCAAAAATAACGTTCTCTGCAAAAGTTCACGTAGAGCACCTGTTGTATATTTCCCATTTTGCGTGACGTTGGTCCAAATGATGAACAGTTCTTTGTACGAGCCGACTCTGTAGGCGATGTAAATATGATAACAGCTACTCAAACACGTGACCTCTGTGTATTTATGAAAACTTGTCCATACTTGGATGTCTAAGATTTATAAGAAAagaaagcaaaaaacaaaaatccagAGCGTTCAGTTTTTTATTGATGTCATCGATTGGCtgatttttagtgcttttttattccctttttaaatcttaaaagttGTAAGTTTTTACTTTCATTTGATATGGGTagttaaatattattttcagacggatttccttttaaatttgatttcataGGATTTCACCTGTAGCTTTGTAATACATGGC
This portion of the Magallana gigas chromosome 7, xbMagGiga1.1, whole genome shotgun sequence genome encodes:
- the LOC105331569 gene encoding transmembrane protein 26 — its product is MTAEGKRDVEAVEFETDSEISKRKLSLVHVIKAIAVRVLLMTHSLVTIWRTVDVLDDKWYWFLAAANVFLIIDGFYTIFRLKGQERKWFCPCFLFYLCGTIPALWLLEMDRIKKYDALNSNENITSEVQELANIEGVTIPVKLDPDTWREVLEQSMLFLLIIGRWMLPRGTLTRDQLSQLLFVYIGSASDVMELFVVFEEPEVRADTALTYAIFSVWTLSLFQFTLVLTATRDSRRSQAVIEDGEGNQTFEKRQGCGFCSCGKLFELELWSLMISIMIMDGPFLAVRVYALVRYQLITFGILFFVCKNSLMIALLFYRIIVVCHKIYSDDDDDEEETHEKVSKKGNRVSDINYNKTQTKSLKGPPVKKTSNLSSRPYSSSTKTTRLDDDISNVDEW